The Toxotes jaculatrix isolate fToxJac2 chromosome 20, fToxJac2.pri, whole genome shotgun sequence DNA segment ATTTGTCCATATTATTTACTTCATATACTTAATTGTGCAGGATTATCACACTTTAGACAGACAGTAAAATCTGCTCagtcatctgctgctgctgctgctgttggggAGCATGTGGATTTGCAGGTCCAGGTCTCTATTTAGTTTAACTGAATGGAAATGATAGATGACGTATGCTGTAAACTGTTAAGCACACAAAGagttaaaggggcactccacagATTTCTCATGTCGAAGTCATTTTACTAGTCACAGTCTATAGACTACAAATTCTTAACAGTAAGGCTGTGTAGCTgaggacttttactttgaaaggtCACTTTACATTATTTTTAGGTCTTAGCACCATGTAACTGGGCTAAAATGATACTCATTTGTACTGTATACAGGATAAGGAGCATGCTTTATACATGGTGTCCTGTCCTCAGGAACCACCCTTCAGTTATAGcaaacactgtaacacacaatAACTTAAGtcatgattatttatttaagctaaaatcacacttttgTCTCACAGGGCTTTACATTTTATAAAGTTCATGAAATGAATGAGTAAATGAAGTGATACATATTATATTACGCAAGTTTTCTCGTTTGTACTGTCGTCAACTGGATTACTTTGGCACTCAGTGATAGGTCTGACCTCTTCTTGGGTAAGTAGTGGAAAATAATTCTTTGGCTGATGGTGTGAGTTTGATTAcaaagcaagtttttttttttctttttttgctaaCTCACATTTGCCTCCTTTCAGCTGGAGGTCACAGAGGGGACACCAGACCTGGGCGTGACCTCGTATTGGACTGATGCAGAAGGAAATGTGGTGTTTGGCCCAAACACCCCGAAGGAGAAGATGAAAACCACAGTCACTGGAACGAAAACGCAGAGGCGAAAGGGTGAGAGGGCTGAAGTGAAGCATGTGTACACCTGAAACATCACACTTTGGTGTAATTTTTTGCCATGACTGAGATGACATGTTTACAAATGATTATTCCCTTTCAGAATCTGTAGCTAAAACACCTCCTGTGGAAAAGGAGGGAGCCAAAAAGGAgtcagagggacagaaaaatgagaccacaGCCATAcatgatgctgctgcagaaCCCAAAtcttcagattcagattcagccCATGagcagcctgcagacacagtgGAGCAGCCTGAACCAGAGGCTGAGAAACCAAATGaaacacaggcagaaaacactgattaaatcTAGAAGAGTACTAAGTACTCACATACTCTCTAAGTTTGATGTGCGCTCTTATTGTTTTCAGTTATCATAACTTAGATTTTGCATTTGCTCTTGTCAAATATTAATGATAGTAATAGTCCACATTTGTACTAATGGAATTTATGATGGAGCAAGTATCAATATCAGTATATTGCTTTTACTGTTTTAGTAACCACACAGAGTAGACCGTTTCTACTGTTTGCCTCTTTTTGATCGGATGTTTTGCCTTGTTTTGAAATCCAATCGAAAAGTTTTTTCCATCATACTTGTTTGAATAAAGAAGCTGCTGAGATATTTTATCAGTGTAAATTATCACCACACTTGTTGGTATATAGTGCCAGAAGATTTAAGAATATACAGAGTGACACAGGCTTAGAGGATTAAAGAGGCACAATACTCTCTTGTTGGAGGGaagaacaaagcaaacaaagcagaaattCTTGAGGTGAAACAGGGCAGAATTAATTCAGATCAACGTGTAAAAGGTTTAGAGATCCAGTTAAGACAATAGTACTGCAAGGAGAACTGCTGCTCCTtaaactctctcacacacacacacacatctattcATTTAGATGTTTTAAAGTTTatccaaattattttttactgaCACCTTTGGGAcattaacaaaaacaatgtATTAATATAAGACCTTACTGTGTAGATCCTTCAGCAATGTGCAAAATACATGTTTTAATGTCATGCCCTTCAGCCTAAGGAATCCCTCTGTGGAACAGCTGGTCACGAGAAACCTGACTCAGCTGGTGTTTTATGAGGAAATGAAAATTTCTTCTTCCCCTCCGCAGCCAGTGGATGGTACACTTCAtttacagtcagtcagtctgatgACACAGTGCCTTCAGCTGACGATTCAGATTCAGCCAAACCTGCCTGACTGTGATCAGCAAAGTATCACATTAACTGACTACACTTTATTTCAGGGCAAAAACAATGGGACGTTTTAATAAATAAGCATACtctttatttacacttttcattttcatagaTTGGATTTATAGTTTTGATAGATTTTAGAGTAGGATCTGGatatttataataaaaataaaaacagtatctACAAACAAAATACGTTCTTGTTTGCTCTTCGAGCAAGTTTGATTAATTAATCTTGATTTAACTACATGAAATCGTGTGAATTCCACTAAGAGTCAGAGACATCTGACtcatcatcttttcttttttttatctattaTTTATCACATATCCGACGCTGAAAGCAGGAAAGCATCCCATCTCTGATAAACAACCTTAATAATTAACCTAATCGTGTCCTCCTGCGCTGTAATCACGTGCAGCCTGAGCTGCGCGGGGTCACGTGGTGCGGCGGCTTCAGCGCAGAGGCGGCGGAGACTGCAGACTACCGGTGCAGGAGCGGAGGTGAGACTACCTGCCGGTGAGCCTCTACTCCAGCGGGTAGGTCCGTTTAATCGCTTACTCTCCTAGCACAGTTctctatataaaaaaaaattaataataaggCAGAATTTGTATTAGCGCTTGTTTATATCGCTCCTCTGTGCTGTAGAAATACCGGCAGCGGAGTCCTTGAAATCTTTCTCAGCAGTCATTTAGCGGCTTGCGTGCAACTCGTGAGCCCTGTTTGATACTGAATATCGCATTTGAAGCGCTGCGATAGCGGATGTTATCGATAAACACGGACAAGAAGACACTACGAGCCTTTTCATGAAAGGAAACCGACTGTTTACTACTGTTTCGCTGTTTATAAAAATTCCAGCCTCTCTGTTTGTGCTCTGTTTTGTGTCCTTGAACGCCTCACAGGTTGGGCTACCTGAAGTTTTTAATGTCCAAACTTGCATGTGTATGTCACATTGAGATCATCTACATGTGCATATGTACACTTTGGTTTACATAATGGTTTTCTTGCTTAAGGGCTGACAATGTGCAGGTCTGTAACAGTATACTCTTGGATGTGAGGAATTAATCAATATACTGTATCATATCTCAGCTGGCATATGAGAGTCAGTATTTACTGAGATTTAGGCAACAGTgacactgctgtttgttgtcttttccCCCTGAAAGTCTGCAGTATACCTGAATGATCAGTGAATGTGGAAATAtccaaaataatattttatctCTAGAGACCATGTTGCTACATCAAGGTCACTAGGTGATTTGGCTGTTGCTGCATTTAGTGATCAGTTAATCGACTGACATAAAAAGAATCACCTACTATTCTGATAACTAATTAATTGTATGATTTGCTTGTttagaaaagactgaaaagtgCCTTTCAGATGTGGTGATTTGCTGCTTGTCTCTGCTTtgtatcactgtaaactgaatatttctgGGGGTTGgactgttgaaaatgtttgatGGGCTTTATGGATGCtgattcaaataaaaaataatcagaatgTGTTTGGATTATCAACATTTAGTTATCTCAGTTAAAAACATTGTATACTTGATTTGTGCCCGGTGGTTGAAATTAAAATCTCAGTGACGCAGCGTTGGTCAAAACAACGCTGGCTGACACAGAATCACGTTGGACGCTTGGACGTAGTGAGCGGGAGAAACGTGCCGAGACAGGGAAAGCTAGATCTGTCCTAATCCTGTAAACAGGATTAACACCTCTTAAGGTCCCCTCATCCCACTCAGAGAGGGTGTTGTGGATGAGGACAGGTTGTGTTGGATTCATCATCAAGCACTAATGTAACACAAAAAAGGACCTGAATTATGAGCTTTAGGAGCTTGGTCAGTCTTCTTCTATTTGCACTGTATCCATGGAGATCGTTAGATCattgttttaatgtgaagctgTAGAGCTTTAAACTCTTGCATCAGTGCAGTGAGATTTCTGTGAATGAGGAAGAAGCACAGCCAAGTATTGTTCAGAACTGAAAATGACGCAAcggattaattgattatcaaaagcTGGCTCTTTCACTATTTCTTGTCACATGTTATTGACCAAACAATTTGCTGATTCATCGAAAACATGATTGACAGATCGATAATGGagataattgttagttgcagcccagTTGAACTGTGGATGGTCAAACTCTCTGTCATTCTGACCTCTCATCCATGTTGGCTTTAAGATTTAGTTTCTCGGTTTGTGTGGGTGAACAAAATTTCAACCCCACACTCTCAGGCTCACCATGGCAAACTGTGCAGAACATCATAGTACGACTGTTTGAGTATTTCATACAGGCGTCTGTATGAAGTGCTGTGGGTGTTGAAGCTCTTACTAAATTTGGTGGCGTGTAGATGCAGACAGTGTGCAGTCAGCTCACTGGAGAGACCTGGCTGTGCAGCGCTGCTATCATAGCTGATGCCCGTGATCTAGACACTTCTGCTTTGTCCATTAACTGAACATTGCACTTTCACTTTACAATGTGCTGTGGTTCACTGTGTGGGGAGCGCTGCAGCACACTGCAggaacacagagacaacagacaATATACTGTTGTTATCAACTTGAACTGTAATATACTGGATCCTTGctgtaactttatttatttgttttctttaattaaccTCCAGTGACCTTTGTGACCTTATTATCACTGAACGGCCATTTAAATCGACAAAAACATCTGATCAAAATCTAACATCAGTTGTATGCTAGCGTGGCCTTGCTCACATGCTAAATCTTAGCATTTATCTTTGGAGTGTGGCACCTGTTGATCtgcatcatttttcattttttgtagATTAAGTGTTAAAGTTATTATTCGAACAAATACTTGATAGATTAAGGTGTTCGCTCAAGTTGTTTGGACGTCTTTAGAGAGACTGTTTGAGGACAGGATGGCAGTGCTGAGAGAGAGGTTATGTAAAGGCTCAGGCTGGGGGTAATATTCCCTTGCAGTGTTTGTGCTCAGCCTGAGGGGTTAGAAAGGCTGTAGCGGCTGTGGTGCATGGCACAGACCAGGAGCAGGGTTCCTGAGCAGAGAAGGTCTCACCAGACCCAGTTTTCTCGTTCAAGCCTGTTGCAGTGACATGGAGCTCTCAGGGAGGTTACCTTTAGATCAGCAGGGCCAGCGGCTGCACCTGAAGTCCCCCTGGACTCTGGTGAGTTGAGTTGCTTTGGAGTTTTGAAGTAGGGCTAATTAATGTTGGCCTTTTCCATCAAAACAAAAGTTGTATGACGTGAAGATTTGGTGGGAATTTATTTAAAACGTGCAGGGTTCTTCTCTAACAATCAGGAGATAAAAAGTTTCTAATAGAACTTCTGTAACGATTATTTGATTATTgcttaatctgcagattattgtTCCATTAATGGACTAACTGTGTAGGCAGTGAAAAGCCAAAAAAgttcaaaacacaaatatatattcattttactTTGATATATGACAGAGGAAAGCGACAAATCCTCAAAAATGAGAACAGCTGGAACACGAAAATGCTCCCGTATTTTCGAAATAGCTTCCAATATGTTGTTGACTAGTTGACTGTTTCAGCTCCGGCCTTATCTGCTAATTGTAACTGAAATAATGTTAGAGACAAACCTCTGGGATCCATTGCCAAATCCTGCTTTACgtgatattattattacttaagACTCTGTTGAGGTAATATATAGCTGTTTGTCAGTTATTTTCCTCAGAGGGTTTCTTGCAGAGTATTTTCCCTCTGCCATCCTTTAATTACATTAAGGTTTATCTGGCAGTCATAGAAACTGAATGGTATCAAAGTCCAACCAGCTGGTGTGCAGCTCTGATTTAGTGTCAACCATTGTCCTAAATACTGAAACACACTGCTGGAGTCTTATTGTTCAGgcaactcagacacacacaaagttgttGTCCAGTTGTGATCATGTATCTAAAAAATATTTGGAGCTTGCACTGAAAATGGTGCCGGTGTCGTCCACAGCAGTAATGACAGATGCCGAACCAAGGTGAGGGCACCTAGTGACACGCACCTGACCCCAGAGCTGACGTGCTGTAGATAAGAGCAAATTAAACCTGGTGCATTAAAGGCAGAGAGAGCACTGAGCAGTAATATAGCCCATTGTTTCCATATGATAAAATAGTACAAACACAAGTTTGATTTTGTGTTGAGAAAACACCGAAACACAACAAACTTCATCGTCTTCTGATTCTAAACTGCTCTGTATTAAATTGTGTGGtgaaaaatgatgaatgaaacaCTCTAATCATGGAAATGTAATGTGATAGCCTGTGTACAACAGGGATGCTGAAAACAACTCTGAGAACAAGGTGGACAGGGATCAGGTTCAGCCAGATTTATCACTGTTGACTGGTCACAGTTACACTGTGTATGAAAGTACAATGGTTGCAGGCATTCAgctaaatattttatatttttcatattaacagGGGCTTTATTTTGTCTGGTCACATTACAGTGCTTTTTCGTTTTGGAACGAGAGAGAGACTTTCTAGTAAGGAGAGTGATAATGAGGTGAGGATATCAGCTCATCCTCATGACAGAATGAGGTCTCACCTTCTATCTTTTCATCGCTCTGTGTGCAAATCCATGATTTGGTCTGTGCCTCTACTTTCCTAGACATGTTTTATGGTTTCTGATGCATTGACTGAGCATTTTAACCGTTTTTAAATGGACAGACTCGAGGTAAATACTGTAGTTATGTTGCATTGTCTTCCCTTTACTTGGCCCCAATTTTACCCCAATATATGTTTCATTGCGAGGGACAACCTGTATTTTAAAAAGTGGAAGGTGCAACATActatgaaaaatgtgttttttaaaaaccgAAGTTACAGCacaggttttcttctttgaaataaaacactgatgGTTGCTTAAAGAAGAGAGGTAACAAATAACAGTTTACTTTTAACCTTTTCCATTTACTATCTCCTTATCAATCTAGACCTGCCTGTTTTATCTGTCAcgtttcagctggtttcagtatcatatgcacaaacaaatgcagaaGCGAAGTTAAGTAGAAAACTGAAGCTGCCGCAGTAAAAGTCAACCGGGTCAGAACTGTCCCATAACGTGATTATTTTAACCCGTTTTAGACAACAGGCTGAAGTTTTTACCCTAAAACTGTCAAACGTGATAAAACAGTGAAGGATACACATATTATCAGCAATCAGTAATCAGTTTTTTGGTGTTCTTTGTGAAGACAGAAACGCAcactgtctgctctgctctggtctGCAGCAGCCTTGTCGCATCAGGGCCTGATTAAGTCTCGATCAGCTCAGGACTCCTTTGAAGAAAATGGGACAGAGCCACTGCGTTTAGGGACCAGCTTGTATTTCCTTTGCAGACTATTCTGAACAACAGGAGCACATACTAGGGACAGTGGCCTATTAAGATGCAAAAGAGTTCTGCATTATTTTATTGTGCTGGTGATCCAAGCGTGTTATGTTTTAGGAGGTAATAAATTCAGAGTTTCTAACGTGTACATAGTGCTGAATGCTGTTGTTAATGTTATGTTAATTAATGAAGGCTGTTTTTGTTGACAGGTGGACACCATGAACTACGTGGGGCAGCTGGCCGGCCAGGTGCTGGTGACAGTAAAGGAGCTGTATAAGGGGATCAATCAGGCCACTCTGTCAGGCTGCATCGACGTGATCGTGGTCCGACAGCCTGACGGGACGTTCCAGTGCTCCCCTTTCCACGTTCGCTTCGGGAAACTCGGGGTGCTGCGCTCCAGGGAGAAAGTAGTGAGTGCACACATGACTCGAAGGGAAAcgatcacattttatttttgttagcgACTTACGTAATTATCACACTTTTGACACCGCTTTCCAGTCCCATATCTTGCTTCAAGGCAGTGTTTCCGCCTGATCACTTGGGCAACCATAGAAAAAAAGCTCCCCCCTCATTTTATTGCAATGGCATCATATTGTTATACAGCACTACTCCtgcaaaaaagagaaatatttagtAAAATGTGGGATGACAGCACAGATTGAACCGTCGATTTCAGAGGCTTATAATGGAGCTGCGcaatatgttttctgtttctttaattgccctctgcagctctccctTCCCTCTGAAGCTCTCTGAACATTACCATCCAATCGCCTCTCATAAGAACAGATTGCCCTTTCTCTCTATTTATAGACACTGTATAGTTGTTGGCTGAAGACGAAGGTAGGATGCACAGACTAAAGCTCAGTTTACCCTCTTACAGTATTCCCAGCTTGTCAAGGTTCATACCGTTCAAGAAAAGTGTCTTGCAGATGAGTCTTATCTGTTACAGACGTGCAGGGGAGCCAGACAGTGCCGGAAATGGTCTGTGGGTCACGGTTTCAGTGATTCTATGCAGTAAATCATGTGGCTTCAAAGCATCGTTTGTCGCTGTTGAGAAACCAACCGGGAAAAGTTGAAGCTTATCTTAACCTCCTATCAGATGTCAGCATCTTGCAGACAGcttgagtttgtttcacttcacaaCCTGTCTGGTAgttagaagaaaaaaggaagcatTGCTGTGGAATTACATACTGTTTGTTGACCTTTTATTAACAACCTAATTCCACCCATGCAGCCCAGTTCTGCCTCCTGAGAAACCCTGTTTGTTTAGTTCACAGATTCAAGCCTTTGTACAAGCTGTTCACTGTGCTCTTTGTGGCTTAACTCTAATTCTTTGGGTAAATCTGTGGCACAGTTTTTATCCATGAGCCGTGTTGTAGACATGCACATGGTGCTTTTGGAGGACATGGtgacacagaaatgtgtgttttgtttactcTGCAGATTGATATAGAAATCAATGGGGAACCTGTGGAGCTACACATGAAGCTTGGAGACAATGGAGAGGCCTTTTTTGTCcaggagacagagcagcacaatGTGAGTTTTGTACAGTATGGGAGGAAAATGAAGGAGAATTTAATGTTGAATTTAAGCTGTTTACTAGCAGAAAATCACTTTTCCCCAACACAGGAAATCGTCCCAGCCCACCTGGTGACCTCGCCCATCCCCACAGAAGAGGCTCTGTTCAGGAGTAGAGAGCCCAGGTGTGGGGGATCAGTGGCAGAGACCAGTCCCCCTCTGAGTGCAGAAGACCCGGCTGCTGCAAGCACCCAGCCCTGCTCTAACTCAGCCggtaagaagaagaagagacgcAGGAGGAAGCACAAAGCTGAGCCACGCAAGGAGGAGCAAACAGCCACACCTGCAGGCGGGGAGCTGGAGCTGTGTGAGCTCAGTTCAGATGAGGAGCACAATGCACACAATGGACGGTAAGTGGACgtgttcagtttgttgttgtttgctgtgaACCGTTTGCTGATTTCATTGTTTCCCGTCTTCAGGGCATCCTCACTCTCCATGATGAACAACAACATGGACCACAGGCAACACTCCCCCCTCACCGCCCTCGAGTGGGACAGCTACCCTTTCTCCGACGGAGACTGGTCTCCCTGCACTACGTACGGCCCTCCCACTCTGTCCTTTCAAATATTTACATAGTTCATACAAGCGGAGAGAAACAATAAGACATCATTTCCAGTTGAGTAAAACAAATCACTCCCACAAGGTCATTACAGCTGACTCAGTGGAAATGTGTTGTTTGCTTACAGCAGGGAGATGTCCGAGCCCATGTCACCCAAGAGTGACTCAGAGCTGATGGTGAAGCCGGCAGAGAGCATGCTCAGGGCCGAGGCCCACATGCAGTGGACATGGGGGGAGTTTCCGGAATCTACCAGGGTATGGCTCAGATCCAGTCTTGTAGAAACTAGCCTAAACTTTGTTCTTAGAGACAACGGAGGCAGCAGAGATTTGTAGGGTTTTATAGCAAGTCTGGTTCATTCCCTCATTCAATGAATGCATATTTAAGCTTGTGCTGTTCTGTCTCGTATCCAGGTCAACAAAAAGGACAAACCAGAGCCAAAGATGTTGACGATTACTCCCTCAGAGAACACGCATTTCAGGGTTATCTTAAGCTCAGAGGCGATGGAGGAAGAGTccagggaaggagagagggacacagaTCCGATCTGCAGCATTGTTAAACCAGAGCCTCGGACCATAAAAGCTGTTCAGCGCAGCTGTAAACCACAGCCCCCTGAAGCTCTGTCACATGACACAAACATTACTGAGCACAAACCGGACCTTTCAAATTCAGCGTGCAGCAGTTTTACTTCTGAGCCATGTGCCAGAAACTCAGACCTTAACCCAAAAATCCTGCGTAAGCCCAGGTGGACGTCTTCGCCACCCAGCCGCAGGGCCAGCGGCTCTGCTGCCAGCGGAGGCAGTAACATGGCTGGAGACTCTGCAGCTGTCTGTGCCGACACAGGGGCCTCCGCCAAACCACCCACAGACTCCCCCGCTGAACGGAGAGGTAGCACTACTTCCTTTACCCCTCAGTCTGAAAACACTCTGTTGTGTAGTTCCTGCACATTGTGTTCTTTACTGCAAGGTTAGGTTAGAAAGCTCCCAAGCATTTTCTGATGTAGATAGTGGTTGTTAGTTTctacaaaaaaagattttcttagGGGCTGTATGAATGGGTATGGgcactgcagtttttaaaaaaacatccaacTTCAGAGTGAATGACCTTTTATTACTGAATGAGCACAATGAACAAAGAGGCCATGAAAGCATTTTATAATTTCAGTCGTTGAATTATTCTTATTTTACATCTTAAATGACACGGGAAGGTCTCTAGTGAAACTCAGATTTTTTCTATATGTAGGCAGTCTGTAGCCAGTGTTGATGTAAGTGGATGTTAACAGGAAGGATGTGGTTTCAGTTTGGGCCTGAGTTCATATTCAGTGTCTGGGGTGGTTCTGCATTCATATGCAGAAGTCAAAAGCAAAGgaagtgaaaagaaatgaagtCAGCGATTTCTCAGTAGAGTACTACACACACgttgtctttattttcattaaggtgtgaggaagaggagccaGCATCAGGGACCTGAAGATATTTACCTGGATGATCTGAGTGCACTGGAACCTGATGTTGTTGCTCGGTACTTCCCAAAAAGGTACAAACCCCTGGAGTCGTATTACCTCCTCAGACCCCTTATCTCGTGACCAAGCACTTAGAACCCTGATTACCTGGTTATAGGTAACTAAGACACAACTCAGTGAGCCCATTTAAATCACTGACCCAGCCCTAGATGTAAGACGAAGCACAGCACTTTTAGAAGAAATAAGACTGTGTCTGTTTATACATGGTAATTTTAGTGTGTAAAACTGgactctctgtgttttcagtgagtcTGAGCAGGTTCCGAAACACTGGGTGGAGATGGGGCGGCGCTCTGGATCCCAGTCACCACAGTCAGTGGGCAGCgcagcagcagacagtggtactgagtgtctgtctgactctgctggTGACCTCCCCGACGTCACGCTGTCGCTGTGTGGAGGCGTTGGTGAGAACTCCGAGATCTCCAAAGGTAATTAAACATCTCTATTACCACCTCTTACTAATTGCAGCATCAATGATGCTGTTATATCAGTCTTAAAATTCCAGTGAGCACATTGcaacacattttacttttttctttgttgttccATTTATTCCAGAAAAATTCATGGAGCACATCATCACCTACAACGAGTTCGCAGAGAATCCAGCGATTATTGACAATCCAAATTTGGTGGTTAGAATTGCAAACAGGTGAGTTTTCCTGCTCTGTAGTGGGTGCATGTTGCATGATGTGCACATTGCAGCtaaaaaaccctttttttcccccacccaGGTATTACAACTGGACACTGGCAGCACCGCTGATACTCAGTATGCAGGCTTTTCAGAAGAACTTGCCAAAGGTATCCTCTGGTCTGATGTGTTAACAGTGTGCGATTTGATCTTTCTTATACTGCAACTGCACATTATGTCTGTTTGCACATGAATTTACTGATGTGAATGGCAGGCTACAGAGGAGGCCTGGGTGAAGgagaaaatgccaaaaaaatctGGACGCTGGTGGTTCTGGAGAAAGAGCAGCGTGAAGCAGGTACTGAACATGTGACTCAGCCAAAAGTCTTTAGGTAACATGATGAGTCACACttccatctgtgtgttttactgtactgTGGAGATCAGTGGGAATCACATTCTGCTTGAGTAAGTTTGCATTGGAAATGAGAGACAAATGAGGAACAGGTTGACCAAATGCTTCAGTCACCTTCATCTCCCTGTTTTGCATCATTATGTAAAGACATTAGCTCTTTTATAACATGCGTTTCactgcacatttattttaatgatgtATATTTATGTCAAGTGATAAAAGCCCG contains these protein-coding regions:
- the LOC121200533 gene encoding phosphatidate phosphatase LPIN2-like isoform X2; this encodes MNYVGQLAGQVLVTVKELYKGINQATLSGCIDVIVVRQPDGTFQCSPFHVRFGKLGVLRSREKVIDIEINGEPVELHMKLGDNGEAFFVQETEQHNEIVPAHLVTSPIPTEEALFRSREPRCGGSVAETSPPLSAEDPAAASTQPCSNSAGKKKKRRRRKHKAEPRKEEQTATPAGGELELCELSSDEEHNAHNGRASSLSMMNNNMDHRQHSPLTALEWDSYPFSDGDWSPCTTREMSEPMSPKSDSELMVKPAESMLRAEAHMQWTWGEFPESTRVNKKDKPEPKMLTITPSENTHFRVILSSEAMEEESREGERDTDPICSIVKPEPRTIKAVQRSCKPQPPEALSHDTNITEHKPDLSNSACSSFTSEPCARNSDLNPKILRKPRWTSSPPSRRASGSAASGGSNMAGDSAAVCADTGASAKPPTDSPAERRGVRKRSQHQGPEDIYLDDLSALEPDVVARYFPKSESEQVPKHWVEMGRRSGSQSPQSVGSAAADSGTECLSDSAGDLPDVTLSLCGGVGENSEISKEKFMEHIITYNEFAENPAIIDNPNLVVRIANRYYNWTLAAPLILSMQAFQKNLPKATEEAWVKEKMPKKSGRWWFWRKSSVKQSSSETKLERQESLTRESPALHQAPETQHKAAEWSSDDETKELNAAAPALTPIERVQTEGPVPAPCHSYRKSLRLSSDQIASLKLREGPNDVTFSITTQYQGTCRCEGTIYLWNWDDKVIISDIDGTITKSDVFGQILPQLGKDWTHQGIAKLYHSVHENGYKFLYCSARAIGMADMTRGYLHWVNDRGTLLPQGPLMLSPSSLFSAFHREIIEKKPEKFKIECLTDIKNLFLPNTHPFYAAFGNRESDVFAYKQVGVPVCRIFTVNPKGELILEQAKGNKTSYSRLSELVEHVFPLRSSQHNATFSCPEFSSFCYWRQPIAEVCFEELL
- the LOC121200533 gene encoding phosphatidate phosphatase LPIN2-like isoform X1 — protein: MNYVGQLAGQVLVTVKELYKGINQATLSGCIDVIVVRQPDGTFQCSPFHVRFGKLGVLRSREKVIDIEINGEPVELHMKLGDNGEAFFVQETEQHNEIVPAHLVTSPIPTEEALFRSREPRCGGSVAETSPPLSAEDPAAASTQPCSNSAGKKKKRRRRKHKAEPRKEEQTATPAGGELELCELSSDEEHNAHNGRASSLSMMNNNMDHRQHSPLTALEWDSYPFSDGDWSPCTTREMSEPMSPKSDSELMVKPAESMLRAEAHMQWTWGEFPESTRVNKKDKPEPKMLTITPSENTHFRVILSSEAMEEESREGERDTDPICSIVKPEPRTIKAVQRSCKPQPPEALSHDTNITEHKPDLSNSACSSFTSEPCARNSDLNPKILRKPRWTSSPPSRRASGSAASGGSNMAGDSAAVCADTGASAKPPTDSPAERRGVRKRSQHQGPEDIYLDDLSALEPDVVARYFPKSESEQVPKHWVEMGRRSGSQSPQSVGSAAADSGTECLSDSAGDLPDVTLSLCGGVGENSEISKEKFMEHIITYNEFAENPAIIDNPNLVVRIANRYYNWTLAAPLILSMQAFQKNLPKATEEAWVKEKMPKKSGRWWFWRKSSVKQSSSETKLERQESLTRESPALHQAPETQLRSLSCRHKAAEWSSDDETKELNAAAPALTPIERVQTEGPVPAPCHSYRKSLRLSSDQIASLKLREGPNDVTFSITTQYQGTCRCEGTIYLWNWDDKVIISDIDGTITKSDVFGQILPQLGKDWTHQGIAKLYHSVHENGYKFLYCSARAIGMADMTRGYLHWVNDRGTLLPQGPLMLSPSSLFSAFHREIIEKKPEKFKIECLTDIKNLFLPNTHPFYAAFGNRESDVFAYKQVGVPVCRIFTVNPKGELILEQAKGNKTSYSRLSELVEHVFPLRSSQHNATFSCPEFSSFCYWRQPIAEVCFEELL